One Equus caballus isolate H_3958 breed thoroughbred chromosome 14, TB-T2T, whole genome shotgun sequence DNA segment encodes these proteins:
- the SCGB3A2 gene encoding secretoglobin family 3A member 2 has protein sequence MKLVTLFLLVTISICSYSSVAAFLINRLPVPVDKVLPLPLDNSVLPFMDPLKLLLKTLGISVEHLVEGLRKCVNELGPEASEAVKKLLEALSHLV, from the exons ATGAAGCTGGTAACTCTGTTCCTCCTGGTGACCATCAGCATTTGCAGTTACTCCTCTG TTGCTGCCTTCCTCATCAACCGTTTGCCAGTTCCTGTCGACAAGGTCTTACCTTTACCTCTGGACAACAGCGTTCTCCCTTTCATGGATCCACTAAAGCTTCTTCTGAAAACTCTGGGCATTTCTGTTGAGCACCTTGTGGAAGGGCTAAGGAAGTGTGTGAATGAGCTGGGACCAGAGGCCTCTGAGGCCGTGAAGAAACTGCTG GAAGCCCTATCACATTTGGTGTGA